Part of the Nicotiana sylvestris chromosome 5, ASM39365v2, whole genome shotgun sequence genome is shown below.
AGAGACATACCAAACGAAGTCTTATACGCATTTCTgtaagcccataaagcatcatcaagtttccttgaccaatcagtcTGGTTTACATTGACAGTTTTTTATATGCTctttatctccctgttggagacctcaacttgtcCACTAGCCTGGGGATTATAAGGGGTTGACACCTTATAATTGACACTATACTTGGAAAGTAAAGTATCGAAGGCCTTgttacaaaaatgagaacccccatcactgatgatcacctaggagtgccaaaccttgtgaagatatttttctttaaaaacgcCACCACACTCTGTGCCTCACTGTTGGGCAAAGCcgcagcttcaacccacttggaaacataatcaacagCAAGTTACTTCATGAACTCACAAATGGCCCCATGAAGTCGATGCCCCACATGTCAAAAATATTAACCTCAAGAATattggtgagaggcatttcatccttcttaGAAATTCCACCAGCTCTCTGACACTCTTCACATCTCTTAACAAGCCCACTAGCATCTTTATATaaggtaggccaataaaatccacagTTGAGAACCTTTGAAGCagttctcgccccaccatgatgaccaccgtagggCGAGGAGTGGcaagcatcaagaatactcatttgctcctcttccggaACACATCTATGGATCACACCATCGGTACAAATCTTGAAAAGATAGGGCTTGTCCCAGTAATAATACAAGTTGTctcgtttaagcttcttcctttggttagaagagagctcactcgGGATAATGCCGATCACAAGAAAGTTAGCCATATTGTCGAACCAAGGCATACTATTTAAAGACAcggagaggagttgttcatccgaaaatgaatcattaatttcaaggccatcatggggcctcccctcctcttccaagcgggacaagtggtccgccacttggtatTCACTCCCTTTTTCGATCAATGatttcaagatcaaactcttgaagaagaagaacccatctcatcaacctagcCTTAGAGTCCCTTTTTGTCATCAAGTAATGGAGTGTTGCGTGATCGGTGTGCACAATCACTTTGGTACCCATGAGATATGGCCTGAACTTTTCCATGGTGAAGACAATGGCTAGTaactctttctcggtcaccgtaaTTGACTTGGTCGTAATTCATCATTTTGATTGCATAATAGATCAGATGAAatatcttgttgatcctttgccCCAAGAGCGctcctaccgcaacatcactagcatcacacatgagctcaaatagtaagctccaattaggtgcggtgatgatgggaatggtagtcaatctatacttgagaagctcaaaaactttcatgcaatcatcattgaacacaaactttgcatcattttccaacaacttgcacaagggattcaccaccTTTGAGATATCCTTGATAAACCgacggtagaaccccgcatgccctaGAAAACTCCTAACTCCCTTAACGGAAGTGGGAGGAGGgagttttgaaatcacttcaacCTTTGTTTTGTCCACTTCGATAccgttctttgagatcttatggccgaggacaatgccatcctcgaccataaagtggcacttttcccaattaagcacTAGGTTGGTCTCTTCACATCGGGCTAATACTTTGTCAAGATTATTCAAGCATTATTCaaaagagtcacccacaacactaaaatcatccatgaacacttcgaGGAAGTCCTCCACCATATACGTAAATattgccatcatacaccgctgaaaggtcgctggtgcattacacaaaccaaacaGCATCCGCGAGAATGCAAAGGTGCCATACGGACATGTGAAAGTGGTTTTCTCTTGGTCTTCTGgtgcaatcaaaatttggttgtaaccagagtacccatccaaaaagtaATAGTAGGCACGCCCGGCAAGTCTATCCAAcatttggtcaagaaagggcaatggaaaatggtatttgcgggtcactttgttcagcttccggtaatccatgcataccctccatccggtgattgtcctagtggggatcaactcatttttctcatttgtaACCTCAATCATACCCCCTTCTTCGGCATACATTGTACCGATGAAGTCTATGAACTATCCGAAATGGGGTACACGACCCCtacatctagccacttgataattTCCTTCTTGACgacctcttgcatggcctcattcaacctcctttgatgttccacagagggtttggcatcatCCTCTAGTataattttgtgcatgcaaaaggcggggtttataccccgaatgtcagccaaagtccatccaattgccttcttccttcTTTAGAGCACCGCTTGGGTggaatctacctgcacgttagttaagcacgaagaaagaataacaggtaaagttgaacaagggcccaagaattcatacctgaggtgtgaaggcaaaggcttcaactccaatgtGGGAGGCTCcttgattgagggctttgttggtggagtcttccaaTTCTCAAGGTCCAAGGAAAGTTTCCGGggctcttatgacgcccttcataggcgaaactccaaccatataggaaacatcacgaaccttccagttcgcataactcttctgtctggactgggttgtatggagtctatcctgaatcaccttaaccttctccaaagcatcctgaaccaagtttgtgcccaataatctagcctcgcccggctcgaaccaaccctccggggatctacaccgcctatcatataaagcttcatacggtgccatctgatgTATATGAACCCATTCCACGCAAAGCATTGACACATTCAACTAAGCCTTCATCCTCAGTCACATCATGGTTCAACAATACAGCTTccaaagggtcctccacattaATCACAGCACTGGTGTCTTCAACAATCACCTCGGTCACAAGATTCACAAATGAACATACtttgttgctattgggctgcctCATTGACTTGCAGACATGGAACACAATTTTTCATCACCCACACGGAAGGTGAGatcccctacttccacatcaactaaagcCTTCCCTTTGGATAGGAAAGGTCTCCCTAATATGATCGGCACCTCATAGTCAACCTCGCAGTCAAGTATCACAAAGTTCGCGGGAAGTATGAACCTGTCAACCCGAACTAGCACATCATCAATGATcccccaatggtctcttcattgttttgtccgccatttgtaacctcatggaagtgggccttggttgcccaatccccaATGTCTTAAACACAGAATATGGCATCAAGTTAATGCTTGCCCCCAAGTCGCACAAAGTTTTGGCGAAATCGGCACTACCAATAGTGCACGGGATTGTAAAAGCATCGGGGTCCTCTAGCTTTTGGGACATGGAGTATGCAATGACACTCACTTGATGCGTCATCTTGATCGTTTCACAATTAATGGATCTCTTCTTGGTTACCAAGTCTTTAATAAACTTGGCATATCCTggcatttgttctagagcttccaccaaaggcacatttatggacaaacttttcatcatctcaataaatttcttgaactggttctcattgttttgttttgaaagcCTTTGTGGGtatggtggaggaggccttggcaaaggagccttagcTTTGGGCACTGCTGTTTACGGTATGTCTATCATATATTCCCTAGACTCACATCATTTTATGTCTCCTTCACGTTGTCATCAATGtcaattctcacttcttcattcagaTTCTCATCACCCGCACATCACTGCTTGGCTCATCAGCATCTTGTACCAACACATTATCACTCACAACCTTTCTTGCGTT
Proteins encoded:
- the LOC138869420 gene encoding uncharacterized protein — translated: MVVTTRSSRGGVASTSNARKVVSDNVLVQDADEPSTVPKAKAPLPRPPPPYPQRLSKQNNENQFKKFIEMMKSLSINVPLVEALEQMPGYAKFIKDLVTKKRSINCETIKMTHQVSVIAYSMSQKLEDPDAFTIPCTIGSADFAKTLCDLGASINLMPYSVFKTLGIGQPRPTSMRLQMADKTMKRPLGDH